A stretch of the Bradyrhizobium arachidis genome encodes the following:
- a CDS encoding CoA transferase subunit A → MNKVYPDAKSALSGILKDGMMIMSGGFGLCGIAEALSDAIRDSGVKNLTVVSNNAGVDGIGLSRLLETRQIKKMISSYVGENKLFAQQFLAGELELEFNPQGTLAERIRAGGAGIPAFYTKTGVGTLIAEGKEVKEFDGQKYLMERGLFADLAIVHAWKGDTAGNLIYRKTARNFNPMMATAAKITVAEVEHLVPAGELNPDHIHTPGLFVKRIVEVGNATKRIEFRNTRPRPSA, encoded by the coding sequence ATGAACAAGGTCTATCCCGACGCGAAGTCGGCTCTGTCAGGCATTCTGAAAGACGGCATGATGATCATGTCCGGTGGTTTCGGCCTCTGCGGCATCGCCGAGGCGCTTTCGGATGCGATCCGCGATTCCGGGGTGAAGAACCTCACGGTGGTCTCCAACAATGCCGGCGTCGACGGTATCGGGCTCAGCCGCCTGCTGGAAACCCGCCAGATCAAGAAGATGATCTCGTCCTATGTCGGCGAGAACAAGCTGTTCGCGCAGCAATTCCTCGCCGGCGAGCTGGAACTCGAATTCAATCCGCAGGGCACGCTGGCCGAGCGCATCCGCGCCGGCGGCGCCGGGATCCCGGCCTTCTACACCAAGACCGGCGTCGGCACGCTGATCGCCGAAGGCAAGGAAGTGAAGGAGTTCGACGGCCAGAAGTATTTGATGGAACGCGGCCTGTTCGCCGATCTCGCCATCGTCCACGCCTGGAAGGGCGACACCGCGGGCAACCTCATCTACCGCAAGACCGCGCGTAACTTTAACCCGATGATGGCGACCGCCGCCAAAATCACGGTCGCCGAGGTCGAGCATCTGGTGCCGGCCGGGGAGCTCAATCCCGATCACATCCACACGCCCGGTCTTTTCGTGAAGCGCATCGTCGAGGTCGGCAACGCCACGAAGCGCATCGAATTCCGCAACACCCGCCCGCGCCCGAGCGCATGA
- a CDS encoding AsmA family protein, with product MAQGMKRLGTPIAALLGVVLIALIATSWLINRDALRKAVEAQIRAVTGLELTVAGSIDVSVLPASYVSFHDVGLKGGGGAGDPALHVDVLTANLRLLPLLLQRFEIADLMLLRPKIHVALEPNGDSNWTPFIQTIARTMKPGADNQISFSEIRIQDGVLNYEDMASHATEKFEDIDLSLAWPSISRSFAATGQFDWRGERVDGSISFADFVAALSGDRSGLKARIVSAPLKLAFDGSVANRTSPMMEGTLTIDSPSLRNALRWTGQPSPASGGFGRFALKARANVVGASIALTNVNVELDGNVAEGVMTYANNGRQTLQATLAADALDFTPYISTFRLLASGARDWNRQLFDLNALLATDLDMRLSAAKLTIGPSKLGRTAIGANLRNGTLALSVGEAQVYGGIAKGSFNIARSDAQADVKAQFQFTDVDLQACATELFGVHKLSGRGNISVALVASGSSPFGLASSLDGTATVTGQNGAISGFNAEQLLKRLERRPLSGGGNFRNGSTPYDTLNISVKFSDGIATAQDIRIEGPSAKITLTGTASVPSREYDMKGVASLNATSGFELPFVVQGPWDDPLIFPDPESLIRRSPASAPLLDAVKDRKTRDAVRSVLERFTGGKQPASDTAPVPSAENGKENAKSN from the coding sequence ATGGCCCAAGGAATGAAGCGCCTGGGGACGCCGATTGCGGCGCTGCTCGGCGTAGTGCTGATCGCCCTGATCGCGACCTCCTGGCTGATCAACCGCGACGCGCTGCGCAAGGCGGTGGAAGCCCAGATCCGCGCCGTCACCGGGCTCGAACTCACGGTGGCCGGCTCGATCGACGTGTCGGTGCTGCCGGCGAGCTATGTTTCCTTTCATGACGTAGGCCTGAAGGGCGGCGGCGGCGCCGGCGACCCCGCACTTCACGTTGACGTGCTCACCGCGAATTTGCGGCTGCTGCCGCTGCTGCTGCAGCGGTTCGAGATCGCCGACCTGATGCTGCTGCGGCCCAAGATCCACGTCGCGCTGGAGCCCAATGGCGACAGCAACTGGACGCCGTTCATCCAGACCATCGCGCGCACCATGAAGCCCGGCGCCGACAACCAGATCTCGTTCTCCGAGATCAGGATCCAGGACGGCGTGCTCAACTATGAGGACATGGCGAGCCACGCGACCGAAAAATTCGAGGACATCGATCTGTCGCTGGCATGGCCCTCGATCTCGCGCTCGTTCGCGGCGACCGGCCAGTTCGACTGGCGCGGCGAGCGCGTCGACGGCTCGATCAGCTTTGCCGATTTCGTCGCAGCCCTGTCCGGCGACCGCTCGGGACTGAAAGCGCGGATCGTCAGCGCGCCGCTCAAGCTCGCCTTCGACGGCAGCGTCGCCAACCGCACCAGCCCGATGATGGAAGGCACGCTCACGATCGACAGCCCGTCCTTGCGCAACGCGCTGCGCTGGACCGGCCAGCCGTCGCCGGCGAGCGGCGGCTTCGGCCGTTTCGCGCTGAAGGCGCGCGCCAACGTGGTGGGTGCCTCGATCGCGCTCACCAATGTCAATGTCGAGCTGGACGGCAACGTCGCCGAAGGCGTGATGACCTACGCCAATAACGGCCGACAGACCTTGCAGGCCACGCTCGCCGCCGACGCGCTCGACTTCACGCCCTACATCTCCACCTTCCGCCTGCTCGCCAGCGGCGCGCGCGACTGGAACCGGCAGCTGTTCGATCTCAACGCGCTGCTCGCCACCGATCTCGACATGCGCCTGTCGGCGGCGAAGCTGACGATCGGACCGTCGAAGCTCGGCCGCACCGCGATCGGCGCGAATTTGCGCAACGGCACGCTCGCGCTTTCGGTCGGCGAGGCGCAGGTCTATGGCGGCATCGCCAAGGGCTCGTTCAACATCGCCCGCTCCGACGCGCAGGCCGACGTCAAGGCGCAATTCCAGTTCACCGATGTCGATCTCCAGGCCTGTGCGACCGAATTGTTCGGCGTCCACAAATTGTCGGGCCGCGGCAATATCAGCGTCGCACTCGTCGCCTCCGGCTCGAGCCCGTTTGGCCTCGCAAGCTCGCTCGACGGCACCGCCACGGTGACCGGGCAGAACGGCGCGATCTCGGGCTTCAACGCCGAACAGCTCTTGAAGCGGCTGGAGCGGCGGCCGTTGTCCGGCGGCGGCAATTTCCGCAACGGCTCGACGCCCTACGACACGCTCAACATCTCCGTAAAGTTCTCCGACGGCATCGCGACCGCGCAGGACATCCGCATCGAAGGACCTTCAGCCAAGATCACGCTGACCGGCACGGCTTCCGTGCCGTCGCGCGAATACGACATGAAGGGCGTGGCGAGCCTCAACGCCACCTCCGGCTTCGAACTGCCCTTCGTCGTGCAGGGGCCGTGGGACGATCCCCTGATCTTCCCCGATCCGGAAAGCCTGATCCGCCGCTCGCCCGCCTCCGCGCCGCTGCTCGACGCGGTGAAGGATCGCAAGACCCGCGACGCCGTGCGCTCGGTGCTCGAACGTTTCACCGGCGGCAAGCAGCCCGCCAGCGATACGGCGCCGGTGCCATCAGCGGAAAACGGCAAAGAGAACGCCAAATCGAATTGA
- a CDS encoding ABC transporter substrate-binding protein, whose translation MRSKVIGAVSLAVAAVGLFAVTAPAFAQQKTITVWWGKGFYRSEDDALIETIKKFEAKTGIKVELSQYAIQDMIPKTVAALDSGTVPDVAYSDSYDVQAQGKWAYEGKLEDLSDIMKPIEGRFVQNTLDASILYDDVAKKKAYYGFPLKQQSMHVQIWNDMLEKAGFKVSDIPNTWEDYWTFWCDKVQPGIRKATGQRIYAVGQPMGVESTDSFQSFYTFMDAYHVKLVDDDGKLLVDDPKVRENLIKAMKDYTDTYIRGCSPPSSTTWKDPDNNVAFHNKTIVMTHNFTISIAAKWFEDSGNQTLTPEQRAAGKKAYEEDIITASFPKAPDGSTIRYRSDVKTGLVFKVAKNKAEAKQFISFLLEEQNVRPYIEGALGRWFPVTKESQESPFWQADKHRKAVYAQFKGGTAAFDFTKNWKFTILNNENVWAKAMNRVVSEKVPVDKAVDELIARIKQVAG comes from the coding sequence GTGAGATCCAAGGTTATTGGCGCAGTTTCGCTGGCGGTTGCAGCAGTCGGGCTGTTCGCAGTCACTGCACCCGCATTCGCCCAGCAGAAGACGATCACGGTCTGGTGGGGCAAGGGATTTTATCGGTCCGAAGACGACGCGCTCATCGAGACGATCAAGAAGTTCGAGGCCAAGACCGGCATCAAGGTCGAATTGTCGCAGTACGCGATCCAGGACATGATTCCGAAGACGGTCGCCGCGCTCGATTCGGGCACCGTGCCGGACGTTGCCTATTCCGACAGCTACGACGTGCAGGCCCAGGGCAAGTGGGCCTATGAGGGCAAGCTCGAGGACCTCTCCGACATCATGAAGCCGATCGAAGGCCGGTTCGTGCAGAACACGCTGGATGCGTCGATCCTCTATGACGACGTCGCCAAGAAGAAGGCCTATTACGGCTTCCCGCTGAAGCAGCAGAGCATGCACGTCCAGATCTGGAACGACATGCTGGAGAAAGCCGGCTTCAAGGTGAGCGACATTCCGAACACCTGGGAAGACTACTGGACGTTCTGGTGCGACAAGGTGCAGCCGGGCATCCGCAAGGCGACCGGCCAGCGCATCTACGCCGTGGGCCAGCCGATGGGCGTGGAATCCACCGACAGCTTCCAGTCGTTCTACACCTTCATGGACGCCTATCACGTCAAGCTGGTCGACGACGACGGCAAGCTGCTGGTCGACGATCCCAAGGTTCGCGAGAACCTGATCAAGGCGATGAAGGACTACACCGACACCTATATCCGGGGTTGCTCGCCGCCCTCCTCCACGACCTGGAAGGATCCCGACAACAACGTCGCGTTCCACAACAAGACCATCGTGATGACCCACAACTTCACGATCTCGATCGCGGCGAAGTGGTTCGAGGACTCCGGCAACCAGACGCTGACGCCCGAGCAGCGCGCAGCCGGCAAGAAGGCGTATGAGGAGGACATCATCACCGCCTCCTTCCCGAAGGCGCCGGACGGCTCGACCATCCGCTACCGCTCCGACGTCAAGACGGGACTGGTCTTCAAGGTGGCCAAGAACAAGGCCGAGGCGAAGCAGTTCATCTCCTTCCTGCTCGAGGAACAGAACGTCCGCCCGTATATCGAGGGTGCGCTTGGCCGCTGGTTCCCGGTGACCAAGGAAAGCCAGGAAAGCCCGTTCTGGCAGGCCGACAAGCATCGCAAGGCGGTCTATGCGCAGTTCAAGGGCGGCACCGCCGCGTTCGACTTCACCAAGAACTGGAAGTTCACCATCCTGAACAACGAGAACGTCTGGGCCAAGGCGATGAACCGCGTGGTCAGCGAGAAGGTGCCGGTGGACAAGGCGGTCGACGAGCTGATCGCCCGCATCAAGCAGGTGGCGGGCTGA
- a CDS encoding carbohydrate ABC transporter permease: MAITLSGSDTIPAPPWSSRLTTAQVWGILLLAPYLLVFLAFVVYPVCYGLYLARDPQNYVALYNDPIFARAAVNTLIFLVIGINVKMLIALFLSGFFAQQRPWIKWLSVIFILPWAVPSIPTILSVRFMLNPEWGVINHLIFSFTGDDGPNWLNNPAVALTMAIGVHIWKSLPFWTLILLTGRLAIPHDLYEASEVDGANPWQKFRFITWPSMQTLYVTCTLLSMIWTLGDFNSVYLLTGGGPADLTHVLSTLGIRYLRLDQLSLAMASIVVAMPLVLPLVYFMMKRLSR; this comes from the coding sequence ATGGCGATCACATTATCTGGCTCAGACACAATCCCGGCCCCTCCTTGGTCCTCGCGCCTGACGACGGCGCAGGTCTGGGGCATTTTGCTGCTTGCGCCCTATCTGCTCGTCTTCCTCGCCTTCGTCGTCTATCCCGTCTGCTACGGCCTGTACCTGGCGCGCGATCCGCAAAACTATGTCGCGCTGTACAACGACCCGATCTTCGCGCGCGCCGCGGTCAACACGCTGATCTTCCTGGTCATCGGCATCAACGTGAAGATGCTGATCGCGCTGTTCCTGTCCGGCTTCTTCGCCCAGCAGCGTCCCTGGATCAAATGGCTCTCGGTGATCTTCATCCTGCCCTGGGCGGTGCCGTCGATCCCGACCATCCTGTCGGTGCGCTTCATGCTCAATCCCGAATGGGGCGTGATCAACCACCTCATCTTCTCCTTCACCGGCGATGACGGCCCGAACTGGCTGAACAATCCGGCGGTCGCGCTGACCATGGCGATCGGCGTGCACATCTGGAAGTCGCTGCCGTTCTGGACGCTGATCCTGCTGACCGGCCGGCTCGCCATCCCGCACGATCTGTACGAGGCATCCGAAGTCGACGGCGCCAACCCGTGGCAGAAATTCCGCTTCATCACCTGGCCGTCGATGCAGACGCTCTATGTCACCTGCACGCTGCTCTCGATGATCTGGACGCTCGGGGACTTCAACAGCGTCTATCTGCTCACTGGCGGCGGCCCGGCCGACCTGACGCATGTGCTGTCGACGCTCGGCATCCGCTATCTCCGGCTCGACCAGCTCTCGCTCGCGATGGCTTCCATCGTCGTCGCGATGCCGCTGGTGCTGCCGCTGGTCTATTTCATGATGAAACGGTTGTCGCGATGA
- a CDS encoding carbohydrate ABC transporter permease, translating into MKLPTLKEVGTEAKLLLIGIPVFIWTMVPIYHMFLFAISPKEDAFSGKLWPDHPTLHNFHIVFYQEHYFLRDFWIQFWNSTVIALSAGALTLFIATAAAFSISRLRVPGGRWVMNLALFTYFIPAAFLAVPMYRTMGNYGLLNNHWSLILAMVTIASPYAIWVLKQASDKLPVELDEAATMDGATTLQLFRLVYVPLMMPSLVAIGTYAVLLAWNEYLYAFLLLSKDTNITLPVALGNFLAADDSPWELLMTTGFIYALPPAAIYYAFKRYMVGGLTAGAVKS; encoded by the coding sequence ATGAAGCTTCCCACCCTCAAAGAAGTTGGCACGGAAGCCAAACTGCTGCTGATCGGCATCCCGGTCTTCATCTGGACCATGGTGCCGATCTACCACATGTTCCTGTTCGCGATCTCGCCGAAGGAGGACGCGTTCTCGGGCAAGCTGTGGCCGGATCATCCGACGCTGCACAACTTCCACATCGTGTTCTACCAGGAGCACTATTTCCTGCGCGACTTCTGGATCCAGTTCTGGAATTCGACTGTCATCGCGCTGTCTGCCGGCGCGTTGACATTGTTCATCGCGACCGCCGCCGCCTTCTCGATCTCGCGGCTGCGGGTGCCGGGCGGGCGCTGGGTGATGAATCTCGCGCTGTTCACCTACTTCATCCCGGCGGCGTTCCTCGCCGTGCCGATGTACCGCACCATGGGCAATTACGGCCTGCTCAACAATCACTGGTCGCTGATCCTGGCCATGGTGACGATTGCCTCGCCTTACGCGATCTGGGTGCTGAAACAGGCGTCCGACAAGCTGCCGGTCGAGCTCGACGAGGCCGCGACCATGGACGGCGCGACCACGCTGCAATTGTTCCGCCTGGTTTACGTGCCGCTGATGATGCCGTCGCTGGTCGCGATCGGCACCTATGCGGTGCTGCTCGCCTGGAACGAATATCTCTACGCGTTCCTGCTCCTGTCCAAGGACACCAACATCACGCTGCCCGTGGCGCTCGGCAACTTCCTCGCCGCCGACGACTCGCCGTGGGAGCTGTTGATGACAACAGGCTTCATCTACGCGCTGCCGCCGGCCGCGATCTATTACGCCTTCAAGCGCTACATGGTGGGCGGGCTCACGGCGGGGGCAGTGAAGTCTTGA
- a CDS encoding DUF6622 family protein has product MSFAYQILIHTPIWVWALLAYLVWQGVKSMQPRKTKIWRALIVPVVFIVWGISRIGFGPQASVWPLVAWCGAALALLPLGVLTPRPFDVDHVTGEIIRPGSIFALVRNLVVFSLQYTVSVISAISVSERALAFIVGRAISGATAGYFLGSLIALLIAYRRKRAADIKTSLPPP; this is encoded by the coding sequence ATGAGCTTCGCCTACCAGATCCTGATCCACACCCCAATCTGGGTCTGGGCCCTGCTCGCCTATCTGGTCTGGCAGGGCGTCAAGTCGATGCAGCCGCGCAAGACAAAAATCTGGCGCGCGCTGATTGTGCCTGTGGTGTTCATCGTCTGGGGCATCTCGCGGATCGGTTTTGGCCCCCAGGCGAGCGTCTGGCCGCTCGTGGCATGGTGTGGGGCGGCGCTGGCGCTGCTGCCGCTCGGGGTGCTGACGCCGCGTCCGTTCGACGTGGACCATGTCACCGGCGAGATCATCCGCCCCGGCAGCATTTTTGCCCTGGTCCGGAATCTCGTCGTGTTCTCGCTGCAATATACGGTCAGCGTGATCTCGGCGATCAGCGTGAGCGAGCGTGCGCTCGCCTTCATCGTGGGCCGCGCCATTTCGGGCGCGACGGCCGGCTATTTCCTGGGTTCGCTGATCGCGCTGCTGATTGCCTACCGACGCAAGCGCGCCGCAGATATCAAGACTTCACTGCCCCCGCCGTGA
- a CDS encoding ABC transporter permease encodes MRKLTRLSRFNVASLALGLAFLYLPIVILVIYSFNASRLVTVWGGWSLRWYVEFFNDRAMIEAAWMSLRVAVASASIATVLGTLAAVALSRGERFRGRTLFSGMLYAPLVMPEVITGLSLLLLFVALNAERGFWTVTIAHTTLTMCFVAVVVQSRLGSLDRSLEEAAMDLGCNPVNAFLSVTLPLIAPAIIAGWMLAFTLSLDDLVIASFTTGPGSATLPIRIYSEVRLGVKPEINAICTLVIGLIAIVIVIASLASKLSSSQGESAAPL; translated from the coding sequence ATGCGCAAGCTAACCCGGCTCTCCCGCTTCAACGTCGCCTCGCTCGCGCTGGGGCTCGCCTTCCTTTATTTGCCGATCGTCATCCTCGTCATCTATTCCTTCAACGCCTCGCGGCTGGTGACGGTGTGGGGCGGCTGGTCGCTGCGCTGGTACGTCGAGTTCTTCAACGACCGCGCCATGATCGAAGCTGCCTGGATGAGCCTGCGGGTCGCGGTCGCCTCAGCCAGCATCGCGACCGTGCTGGGCACGCTCGCCGCCGTCGCGCTGTCGCGCGGCGAGCGCTTTCGCGGCCGCACGCTGTTCTCCGGCATGCTCTATGCGCCGCTGGTGATGCCGGAGGTGATCACGGGCCTGTCGCTGCTCTTGCTGTTCGTCGCGCTCAACGCCGAACGCGGCTTCTGGACGGTGACGATCGCCCACACCACGCTCACCATGTGCTTCGTCGCCGTCGTGGTGCAGTCGCGCCTCGGCTCGCTCGACCGTTCGCTCGAGGAAGCGGCGATGGATCTCGGCTGCAATCCGGTGAACGCCTTCCTGTCGGTGACGCTGCCGCTGATCGCGCCCGCGATCATCGCCGGCTGGATGCTGGCCTTCACACTGTCGCTCGACGACCTCGTGATCGCGAGTTTTACCACCGGTCCCGGCTCGGCGACGCTGCCGATCCGGATTTATTCCGAGGTGCGGCTCGGGGTAAAACCCGAGATCAACGCGATCTGCACGCTGGTGATCGGGCTCATCGCGATCGTCATCGTGATCGCCTCGCTCGCTTCAAAACTGTCGAGTTCGCAGGGCGAGAGCGCGGCGCCGCTATAG
- a CDS encoding ABC transporter permease codes for MSARRIFARPARFAAIAPYLWMALFFLVPFAFVLKISLSQTAIAQPPYEPLFDLTAGWEAIRTAFGALSADNFKLLVSDDLYIYAYVRSVTVAITSTAILLLIGYPIAYGMARLPRRWQALAMVLVIVPFWTSFLIRIYAWINILQHDGLLNQVLLALHVVDKPVVWLSTDTAMYLGIVYSYLPFMILPLYATLAKMEPALEEAASDLGAPPWQVFWLVTFPLSLPGVGAGVLLCFIPIVGEFVIPDLLAGSNSLMIGQTLWLEFFTNKDWPVASSAAIVLLAVLLVPLLLYERLQRRQLEQGR; via the coding sequence ATGAGCGCGCGCCGCATCTTTGCGCGACCTGCGCGGTTCGCCGCGATCGCGCCCTATCTCTGGATGGCGCTGTTCTTCCTGGTGCCGTTCGCTTTCGTGCTGAAGATCAGCCTGTCGCAGACCGCGATCGCGCAGCCGCCCTACGAGCCGCTGTTCGACCTGACGGCGGGATGGGAGGCGATCAGGACGGCGTTTGGCGCGCTGTCGGCCGACAATTTCAAGCTGCTCGTCTCCGACGACCTCTATATCTACGCTTATGTGCGCAGCGTGACCGTCGCCATCACGTCGACCGCGATCCTGCTTCTGATCGGCTATCCCATCGCCTACGGCATGGCGCGGCTGCCAAGGCGCTGGCAGGCCTTGGCGATGGTGCTGGTCATCGTGCCGTTCTGGACCTCGTTCCTGATCCGCATCTATGCCTGGATCAATATCCTCCAGCATGACGGCCTGCTCAACCAGGTCCTGCTGGCGCTGCATGTCGTCGACAAGCCTGTCGTGTGGCTCTCCACCGACACCGCGATGTATCTCGGTATCGTCTATTCCTATCTGCCATTCATGATCCTGCCGCTCTACGCGACGCTCGCCAAGATGGAGCCGGCGCTGGAGGAGGCGGCAAGCGATCTCGGTGCGCCGCCGTGGCAGGTGTTCTGGCTCGTCACCTTCCCGTTGTCGCTGCCGGGCGTCGGCGCCGGCGTCCTGCTCTGCTTCATTCCGATCGTCGGCGAGTTCGTGATCCCGGACCTGCTCGCCGGATCGAACTCGCTGATGATCGGGCAGACGCTGTGGCTGGAATTCTTCACCAACAAGGACTGGCCGGTGGCCTCAAGCGCGGCCATCGTGCTGCTGGCCGTGCTGCTGGTGCCGCTCCTGCTCTACGAGCGCTTGCAGCGCCGGCAACTGGAACAGGGAAGGTAG
- a CDS encoding ABC transporter ATP-binding protein: MADERHGLEEAAGAVNAAAKQPLLRIDGVVKNFGAFRAVDGVSLDIRAGEFFALLGPSGCGKTTLLRMLAGFEAPDEGRILLAGADIAQALPHERPINMMFQNYALFPHLSVYDNIAFGLRRAGMARADIATRVAEMVALVKLAGLEKRKPDQLSGGQRQRVALARSLARRPQVLLLDEPLAALDKKLRESTQAELMELQRRLGMTFVIVTHDQEEAMTMADRIGVMNAGKLVQVAPPRELYEAPRSRWIAEFVGDINLFDGEFKLRDGHRLVIATGDAGTLVAAEPREPIAGAKLSVAIRPEKVKLSRRAPVGERSAINQLDGVIADICYLGGATTYKVKLDTGGMVQSSVTNSARLDVDAYSLNQQVVAWFTPDDCLVLDQ, translated from the coding sequence ATGGCTGACGAACGACACGGACTTGAAGAAGCAGCGGGGGCGGTGAATGCGGCTGCAAAACAGCCGCTGCTGCGCATTGACGGCGTGGTCAAGAATTTTGGCGCGTTCCGGGCCGTCGACGGCGTGTCGCTCGACATCAGGGCCGGCGAATTTTTTGCGCTGCTGGGCCCGAGCGGCTGCGGAAAGACCACGCTCTTGCGCATGCTCGCCGGCTTCGAGGCGCCCGATGAAGGCCGCATTCTGCTTGCGGGTGCGGACATCGCGCAGGCGCTGCCGCACGAGCGTCCCATCAACATGATGTTCCAGAACTACGCGCTGTTTCCGCATTTGTCGGTCTACGACAATATCGCCTTCGGCCTGAGGCGCGCCGGCATGGCGCGCGCCGATATCGCGACCCGCGTGGCCGAGATGGTGGCGCTGGTGAAGCTCGCGGGCCTGGAGAAGCGTAAACCCGACCAGCTCTCCGGCGGCCAGCGGCAGCGCGTGGCGCTGGCGCGCTCGCTGGCGCGGCGTCCGCAGGTGCTGCTGCTTGACGAGCCCCTGGCTGCGCTCGACAAGAAACTGCGCGAGAGCACGCAAGCCGAGCTGATGGAGCTGCAGCGGCGGCTCGGCATGACCTTTGTCATCGTCACCCACGACCAGGAGGAGGCGATGACCATGGCTGATCGAATCGGCGTGATGAATGCAGGCAAGCTCGTTCAGGTCGCCCCGCCGCGCGAGCTTTATGAAGCGCCGCGCTCGCGCTGGATCGCGGAGTTCGTCGGCGACATCAATCTGTTCGACGGCGAATTCAAACTGCGCGACGGTCACCGTCTCGTCATTGCCACCGGCGATGCAGGCACGCTGGTTGCGGCTGAGCCGCGCGAGCCGATCGCTGGAGCCAAATTGTCGGTCGCGATCCGCCCTGAAAAGGTCAAGCTATCGCGTCGCGCGCCCGTGGGCGAGAGATCGGCGATCAACCAGCTGGACGGCGTGATCGCCGATATCTGCTATCTCGGCGGCGCCACCACCTACAAAGTGAAGCTCGATACCGGCGGCATGGTGCAGTCGTCGGTGACCAACTCCGCGCGCCTCGACGTCGACGCTTACAGCCTGAACCAGCAGGTCGTGGCCTGGTTCACGCCCGACGATTGCCTGGTGCTGGACCAATGA